A window of the Labeo rohita strain BAU-BD-2019 chromosome 1, IGBB_LRoh.1.0, whole genome shotgun sequence genome harbors these coding sequences:
- the lbx1b gene encoding transcription factor LBX1b, with product MTTTKGVKVCEAMESRGLNPLDHLPPPASSNKPLTPFSIADILSKPTVKRTQRIHRLPASERPRQSITISRQTLITQTSPLCALQELASKTFKGLELGVLQAAEGRDGLTLFGQRDSPKKRRKSRTAFTNHQLYELEKRFLHQKYLSPADRDQTAHQLGLTNAQVITWFQNRRAKLKRDLEEMKADVESVRSTGIVPLDKLAKLADLERCAVGVTGHPGPECSPRLGHEYKSAHKLCLSPMSSLSDHTSQDYSEDEDVEIDVDV from the exons ATGACGACCACCAAAGGTGTCAAAGTCTGTGAGGCTATGGAGAGCCGTGGGCTGAACCCCCTGGACCACCTTCCACCACCCGCGAGTTCCAACAAGCCCTTAACCCCTTTCAGCATCGCAGACATCCTCAGCAAACCGACTGTCAAAAGAACTCAGAGGATTCACCGGCTTCCAGCATCCGAGAGACCCCGGCAGAGCATCACAATATCACGGCAGACTCTCATCACTCAAACATCGCCTTTGTGTGCTCTTCAGGAACTGGCCAGCAAAACGTTCAAAGGTCTCGAATTAGGTGTACTCCAAGCAGCAGAAG GAAGGGATGGGTTGACTCTGTTTGGTCAAAGGGACAGTCCCAAAAAGCGCCGAAAATCTAGAACGGCCTTTACTAACCACCAGTTATATGAACTAGAGAAAAGGTTTCTCCATCAGAAATACTTGTCACCCGCCGACAGAGACCAAACTGCCCATCAGCTGGGGCTGACAAATGCGCAGGTTATCACCTGGTTCCAAAACCGACGGGCAAAACTAAAGCGAGACCTGGAGGAGATGAAAGCGGACGTGGAGTCGGTCAGATCCACAGGTATCGTGCCTCTGGATAAACTCGCTAAACTCGCCGATCTGGAGAGGTGTGCAGTTGGAGTCACGGGACATCCGGGGCCCGAGTGCTCGCCACGGCTGGGTCACGAGTACAAGAGTGCGCACAAATTATGTCTGTCCCCCATGTCGTCTCTCTCAGACCACACAAGTCAAGACTACTCCGAGGACGAGGATGTGGAAATAGACGTCGATGTGTGA
- the slc2a15b gene encoding solute carrier family 2 member 15b, whose protein sequence is MAEEVLIEPNGKSGGHLTTSLLAVAFLSSFGSSMLYGYNLAVVNSPAVYIKDFFNQTIVRRNGSGVDEETLTLIYSVTVSIFAIGGLVGSLTVGMQVTRFGRRGTLVHSTVLVFIAGGLMGFSRLCGSPEMIIIGRFIIGIHAGISLSVVPMYLGEIAPKNLRGFLGLVPSIFICIGVFIAQILGLHELLGKEEHWPLFFSLVVVPTFIQLMLLPWFPESPRYLLMEKRNIHATITALKWYRAKCNIQAEVEEMQEEQRSLSSVETVSVLQLFRDPSVRWQVVTVLVVNAGMQLSGIDAIWFYTNAIFENAGIPTHQIQYTTVGTGAIEVIAGLIGCFTIERVGRRPLMIGGFSFMGICCAGITFSLLLQAHVSFMRYVSVACVVGIIAGFCIGPAGVPFLMTGELFKQSHRPSAYIVGGFLNWISNFMVGFVFPFLQTSAGAFCYLVFCGVCVGVAAYVFFIIPETKNKTFVEISQMFALRNACKIENQPLGTTDQLKLKKMNGYGTLEPGDVDKMDRTEK, encoded by the exons ATGGCGGAGGAGGTTTTGATAGAACCTAATGGGAAAAGTGGAGGG CATCTAACCACATCCCTGTTGGCGGTAGCGTTCCTCTCTTCCTTTGGGAGCTCCATGCTGTATGGTTATAACCTGGCTGTTGTTAATTCTCCTGCAGTG TACATAAAGGACTTTTTTAACCAAACCATTGTGAGGCGGAATGGATCAGGAGTGGATGAGGAGACTCTCACACTTATATATTCAGTCACTGTGTCTATATTTGCCATTGGAGGCCTGGTGGGCTCTCTGACGGTGGGAATGCAGGTTACCAGATTTGGGAG GAGAGGGACACTGGTACACAGCACAGTTCTGGTGTTTATCGCCGGAGGGCTGATGGGCTTCAGCCGATTGTGTGGATCTCCAGAGATGATCATCATTGGGCGCTTCATTATAGGGATACATGCAG GAATTTCTCTCAGCGTAGTGCCCATGTATCTGGGAGAAATTGCTCCAAAGAATCTCCGGGGCTTTCTAGGACTAGTTCCCAGCATCTTCATCTGTATAGGAGTGTTTATCGCTCAGATTCTGGGGCTTCATGAACTCTTGGGCAAG GAAGAGCACTGGCCTCTGTTCTTTTCTCTAGTTGTGGTGCCTACATTCATACAGCTCATGTTGTTGCCATGGTTCCCAGAGAGTCCGAGATATCTGTTGATGGAAAAGCGGAACATTCACGCCACTATCACAG CACTGAAGTGGTACCGTGCCAAGTGTAACATTCAGGCTGAGGTGGAGGAGATGCAGGAAGAGCAGCGCTCATTGTCCTCTGTAGAAACTGTTTCAGTATTGCAGCTCTTCAGGGATCCGTCTGTTCGCTGGCAGGTTGTTACGGTCCTTGTGGTTAATGCTGGGATGCAACTGTCAGGAATCGATgcg ATCTGGTTCTACACCAATGCCATCTTTGAGAATGCGGGCATTCCTACTCATCAGATTCAGTACACAACTGTGGGCACTGGAGCCATAGAGGTCATCGCTGGACTCATAGGG TGCTTTACTATTGAGCGTGTGGGTAGGAGGCCTCTGATGATTGGTGGCTTCAGCTTTATGGGGATCTGCTGTGCTGGAATCACTTTCTCCCTGCTATTACAG GCTCATGTATCCTTTATGCGGTATGTTAGTGTAGCTTGTGTGGTTGGAATCATCGCTGGATTCTGCATAGGACCTG CTGGTGTCCCGTTCCTCATGACAGGAGAGCTTTTTAAACAATCTCATCGACCTTCTGCCTACATTGTAGGAGGTTTTCTCAACTGGATATCAAACTTTATGGTGGGATTTGTCTTTCCATTTCTTCAG aCGTCAGCTGGTGCGTTCTGTTATCTGGTAttctgtggtgtgtgtgtgggggtggCAGCCTACGTTTTCTTCATCATCCCTGAAACAAAGAACAAAACCTTTGTGGAGATCAGTCAGATGTTCGCCTTAAGAAATGCATGTAAAATTGAAAACCAGCCGCTGGGAACAACTGATCAACTCAAGCTCAAAAAAATGAATGGGTATGGTACACTGGAGCCTGGAGATGTGGACAAAATGGACAGGACAGAGAAATAG